From Epinephelus lanceolatus isolate andai-2023 chromosome 2, ASM4190304v1, whole genome shotgun sequence, one genomic window encodes:
- the bdnf gene encoding neurotrophic factor BDNF precursor form isoform X3: MTILFLTMVISYFSCMRAAPLRDAPGMRGHRTEGYLGAAATAARGHGTPQSGGGPGQRGELPSLTDTFEQVIEELLEVEGEAAQLGQGADKSQGGGGPSSVVAADTKDVDLYDSRVMISNQVPLEPPLLFLLEEYKNYLDAANMSMRVRRHSDPSRRGELSVCDSISQWVTAVDKKTAIDMSGQTVTVMEKVPVPNGQLKQYFYETKCNPMGYTKEGCRGIDKRHYNSQCRTTQSYVRALTMDSKKKIGWRFIRIDTSCVCTLTIKRGR, encoded by the coding sequence ATGACCATCCTGTTCCTTACTATGGTTATTTCATACTTCAGTTGCATGAGAGCTGCGCCCCTGAGAGATGCCCCGGGCATGCGGGGCCATCGGACGGAAGGCTACTTGGGCGCTGCTGCGACGGCCGCACGAGGCCATGGGACTCCACAGAGTGGTGGTGGGCCAGGCCAGCGCGGGGAACTGCCCTCACTCACAGACACGTTTGAGCAGGTGATAGAGgagctgctggaggtggagggagaggCGGCACAGCTGGGACAGGGGGCTGATAAGAGCCAGGGAGGTGGGGGCCCGTCCTCTGTGGTTGCCGCAGACACCAAGGATGTCGACCTGTACGACTCGCGGGTGATGATCAGCAACCAAGTGCCTTTGGAGCCGCCGTTGCTCTTTCTCCTGGAGGAATACAAAAACTATCTGGATGCCGCTAACATGTCCATGAGGGTGCGGCGACACTCCGATCCCTCGCGGCGCGgagagctcagtgtgtgtgacagtatTAGCCAGTGGGTGACAGCTGTGGATAAAAAGACGGCAATAGACATGTCTGGGCAGACAGTTACCGTCATGGAAAAGGTCCCTGTCCCCAATGGCCAACTGAAGCAATACTTTTATGAGACCAAATGCAACCCCATGGGGTACACAAAGGAGGGCTGCAGAGGAATAGACAAGCGGCATTATAATTCCCAATGCAGGACAACCCAGTCCTACGTGCGAGCGCTTACCATGGATAGCAAAAAGAAGATTGGCTGGCGGTTTATAAGGATAGACACTTCATGTGTATGCACATTGACCATTAAAAGAGGGAGATAG
- the bdnf gene encoding neurotrophic factor BDNF precursor form isoform X1: protein MSDEADVDKACGKKKIVWHFFGSGYAGTVREFHQVRRVMTILFLTMVISYFSCMRAAPLRDAPGMRGHRTEGYLGAAATAARGHGTPQSGGGPGQRGELPSLTDTFEQVIEELLEVEGEAAQLGQGADKSQGGGGPSSVVAADTKDVDLYDSRVMISNQVPLEPPLLFLLEEYKNYLDAANMSMRVRRHSDPSRRGELSVCDSISQWVTAVDKKTAIDMSGQTVTVMEKVPVPNGQLKQYFYETKCNPMGYTKEGCRGIDKRHYNSQCRTTQSYVRALTMDSKKKIGWRFIRIDTSCVCTLTIKRGR, encoded by the exons ATGTCTGATGAGGCTGATGTTGACAAAgcttgtgggaaaaaaaagattgtgtGGCATTTCTTCGGCTCAGGATATGCCGGTACAGTGAGAGAG TTCCACCAGGTTAGAAGAGTGATGACCATCCTGTTCCTTACTATGGTTATTTCATACTTCAGTTGCATGAGAGCTGCGCCCCTGAGAGATGCCCCGGGCATGCGGGGCCATCGGACGGAAGGCTACTTGGGCGCTGCTGCGACGGCCGCACGAGGCCATGGGACTCCACAGAGTGGTGGTGGGCCAGGCCAGCGCGGGGAACTGCCCTCACTCACAGACACGTTTGAGCAGGTGATAGAGgagctgctggaggtggagggagaggCGGCACAGCTGGGACAGGGGGCTGATAAGAGCCAGGGAGGTGGGGGCCCGTCCTCTGTGGTTGCCGCAGACACCAAGGATGTCGACCTGTACGACTCGCGGGTGATGATCAGCAACCAAGTGCCTTTGGAGCCGCCGTTGCTCTTTCTCCTGGAGGAATACAAAAACTATCTGGATGCCGCTAACATGTCCATGAGGGTGCGGCGACACTCCGATCCCTCGCGGCGCGgagagctcagtgtgtgtgacagtatTAGCCAGTGGGTGACAGCTGTGGATAAAAAGACGGCAATAGACATGTCTGGGCAGACAGTTACCGTCATGGAAAAGGTCCCTGTCCCCAATGGCCAACTGAAGCAATACTTTTATGAGACCAAATGCAACCCCATGGGGTACACAAAGGAGGGCTGCAGAGGAATAGACAAGCGGCATTATAATTCCCAATGCAGGACAACCCAGTCCTACGTGCGAGCGCTTACCATGGATAGCAAAAAGAAGATTGGCTGGCGGTTTATAAGGATAGACACTTCATGTGTATGCACATTGACCATTAAAAGAGGGAGATAG
- the bdnf gene encoding neurotrophic factor BDNF precursor form isoform X4 yields the protein MFHQVRRVMTILFLTMVISYFSCMRAAPLRDAPGMRGHRTEGYLGAAATAARGHGTPQSGGGPGQRGELPSLTDTFEQVIEELLEVEGEAAQLGQGADKSQGGGGPSSVVAADTKDVDLYDSRVMISNQVPLEPPLLFLLEEYKNYLDAANMSMRVRRHSDPSRRGELSVCDSISQWVTAVDKKTAIDMSGQTVTVMEKVPVPNGQLKQYFYETKCNPMGYTKEGCRGIDKRHYNSQCRTTQSYVRALTMDSKKKIGWRFIRIDTSCVCTLTIKRGR from the exons ATG TTCCACCAGGTTAGAAGAGTGATGACCATCCTGTTCCTTACTATGGTTATTTCATACTTCAGTTGCATGAGAGCTGCGCCCCTGAGAGATGCCCCGGGCATGCGGGGCCATCGGACGGAAGGCTACTTGGGCGCTGCTGCGACGGCCGCACGAGGCCATGGGACTCCACAGAGTGGTGGTGGGCCAGGCCAGCGCGGGGAACTGCCCTCACTCACAGACACGTTTGAGCAGGTGATAGAGgagctgctggaggtggagggagaggCGGCACAGCTGGGACAGGGGGCTGATAAGAGCCAGGGAGGTGGGGGCCCGTCCTCTGTGGTTGCCGCAGACACCAAGGATGTCGACCTGTACGACTCGCGGGTGATGATCAGCAACCAAGTGCCTTTGGAGCCGCCGTTGCTCTTTCTCCTGGAGGAATACAAAAACTATCTGGATGCCGCTAACATGTCCATGAGGGTGCGGCGACACTCCGATCCCTCGCGGCGCGgagagctcagtgtgtgtgacagtatTAGCCAGTGGGTGACAGCTGTGGATAAAAAGACGGCAATAGACATGTCTGGGCAGACAGTTACCGTCATGGAAAAGGTCCCTGTCCCCAATGGCCAACTGAAGCAATACTTTTATGAGACCAAATGCAACCCCATGGGGTACACAAAGGAGGGCTGCAGAGGAATAGACAAGCGGCATTATAATTCCCAATGCAGGACAACCCAGTCCTACGTGCGAGCGCTTACCATGGATAGCAAAAAGAAGATTGGCTGGCGGTTTATAAGGATAGACACTTCATGTGTATGCACATTGACCATTAAAAGAGGGAGATAG